In Cryptomeria japonica chromosome 1, Sugi_1.0, whole genome shotgun sequence, the sequence TTCCCTTTTAATGTTCTTTGCAAATTGACCACGCCTGATAAACGGGAAAAGAGCTCAaccgccttagtgtgtttgtaaTAGTCCTCAATGTTCATCACAATGAAAGGTAGAGCCTACCAAGATACACATTTTCAGAAGTAAATATATTCTGAATTCTATGAATTGGTTAGAAGCACCATGAAATTGCTGCTGCTCATTAGTGCAGCAAACAAGCAATTGCCCCAAGCTACTGATTAACGAGATGGGAATGGGCACGGCACTCAATCAGCAGCAATGCCCAATACAAGTTTTACTAGTgctgaaattaaataattttttggaAATAAGCTGCCTCTCCCTAGACAAAAGCACATCTTAATTTGATACACTTGGTAGTGCATATGCACTCCCTACAAATAAAGTTTCAAACTAAAATAACAAAGACCCTTACAAGAAATACCTGATCATTTTACATGCTTCTTCCATTCAATTTGAAGCATACTTTGAAGATAATGTAGTCCACTAGAAACGCGGAAAAGCTTTGATATCAACAACACTCGCATGTTCATAAAAGAGCAGATTCGTAGACCAAGCAGCAGCCAAAAGCTTGCTAGCAGAAAAACAGCAAGTAGGGAACATCCGAGAGAGCGACTCACAAGAAGTAATCTGGTGTCCTTCGTGTCACATCTGGCTCCCCACGTCTTGGAGCTGGCTCGAACTGAAAAATTAACAGTATTTTTCATCAACAATAATAATAATGCTAAAGATATGCCAGGTCCCATTCCCCAGTCAACTTATCTTGTTAGGTTCCAACACAAACACCAAAACTAACAGACATTTCAAAATACATATATGAAATTGCCAACCTGAATAAACGTGTGTCCTTTAAAATCATCAACTTCCAGAATAGATGCCATATTGCCTGCATGGATGATTTCAAATAATCAATATGACCATCATGATTCTGAATCATGTTAATCCACGTGCCCatatatgaaaataatttataGACAAGTAGATACAATGCAGTATGCTTACTGTTATCAATTATTAATTGAAGCAATAGAATGATAGAACAGAGACATGCGAGggaatatattatttattaatgctCATCAACTAAAGGAATAAAGCAGCAGAATATGTACATCATACAATCCTGCTTAACAACTAAATGCATGAGTCACAATTGCTCAAAGAGTGTTTATGTTCTATAGAAGAACAGAAGAAATGCACAAGAAAACATGCTATGTTTACAAGCTTACCACACCGATAGCAGTAGTTTGGTGCGCTAAATATTGTGACAACTTTTTGCTCCTGTAAGAAATGTTAGCAAAGAATATAAATCATTATTCCCATTGATCATCTAATTGTAGGAGTAAGTTACAAAATGCAAATATGCATATACATGTCGATGCATGCATTGATAACAAAGTTACAAACCAATTGATACAGCTAATTTGATCATCAGAAATTTACAAATGTCCTTACATGCCCCCAGTTGTAGCCTTCCATGACTAGCTGATGTGCTCTAGCTATTAGTTTTAAGTTGTTTGTGTGGTTAAATTGTTCAGAAATATCCTGCacatcacaaaaaataaaaatccatGAATAGTTCAACGGGTAAAATCTATAGCTAGACTAAAGATAGAAGATTCAAAATAATATTTATTGTTAAATCAGCTGAAACTTGGCTCATCACTCGTGCTTTGTTCCATTCAAAAAAAGCCAGTTTACAGAAGAATATGGAAGTGTCATAATACATAAAATGAATCCATAAAGGGAACAGGGAGAAGTATTCATGTTATCCAATTCACACTAGCATACCAATTCTGTTCCCCCTGCTTGTTCTTGGATTTTTTGTTGTAATTACTCAAGCTAAAAAACACGCAAAGTTACTCCAAATACAGTCTTTTAATTGCATCTCAAAAGAAACAATCTAAATAGGCTATGCAGCAGAAATGCGTGCTGGATAAAACATAAAATCAATACAAAGTCGATAAAGTGGTTAGCAAATTTTCAATCTGGTGATGAACAGAAAGCTTACTTGTCCAAATGTATATCCAGCACCACGTGGAGAAATACCCCATCCACATCTATCATCAGGATCAGACCATAAAAGATCACACATAGGCCCTTCATGTGGGACTTCTTGAACACGATCAAAATTCCTTATGTTATCAAGGGTATCAATGGAAGGTGACAATCCACCATGCAGACAAAAAATTTCTGATTCCACCTATACCATGAAAGAAAAAAGTGATTTAAcagcattttcattttcaaatccaATAGGTTTGATAGGTCAGACACACGGGAAGCTTTTACACTATCTTCCATACTCCTACTCATAAGAATGTCAATTGTCAAATAATTTTTATAGCATCAAAGGACATTTAATTTCGGGCTTGCTTTAGAGGAGATATATATCTTTAGAGAATTAATAATAAATATGAGAATGATCTTAATGTAAGGTATTATAAGACTCATTCCCAAAACATTTAAATTTTAGTAAATTTAATTCAAAGTGAATTGTATTTAATGAGTTTTTATTGGGATTTTTGTATTTTGGCTTCTGAATAAATGTGAAAACCAAAATTAGATGTGCATGTAAAACTTgcaaaatttataataaaaaataacttggcTACCAGATTGCCAGAACTCTCAAAGCGTTTTAAAGCTTACTTACCAGCGCTGTCAATGGGAAGTAGTCAAAAAGATCTGTAAATATCTTCCATACATTTGCATTCCCATACCTATCATAAATGACGAAAACATCAGGATAACACAAGCTTTGGCAGGCAAAATCAGAAAATTATTGAAGAACAAAGCTTCAGTTTTTTTTTGCAATTTGTAATTGACAATCATCATTCATGACTTTCTAAAGACATAAAATGGCTTTCAACCCTTCATAGAATAATACTAACACCCAATTAAATAGAGAAAGATGTAAAAGCATAAGCATTGTTATTCATAAAATGAGCTTTGCCAGAAGTTCAGAAAGTTGTGTGCACAGAAATAAAATAGTATAATAGAAGTTCAAGTGACGTGTAAAGATGGCCCTTGAAATTTGAAATAGTCCACATTCATCACAGCGGCTAATTAGCTTTTTCTTACCTCTAAAAGTCTAGCTTGGCACTAAAAACTCACCACGTGCACTTGCAATGCATTACTCTGAATTCAGTTACATGTTAATGGTAGAGACAAAGGCATATTCGTGTAACTTGTAAGTATTGACAAGCAATACTTAATACATGAATCCATAGAGAAACGACATTAAAGAAGCTTCTGACTGCTTCTTTGTTCAAGAAAAAAGTACATAAAAATTCTCTGAAACTTAAAATTAACCACATAATCTGGCCAGTGTCCGGTACACAACCTTACAATATCCTTCAGTATTCGAAGAAATCTATACAAATccttaaattttcaaatttgtataGATGAAAGGAATTCTACTAGCCTCATCATGCTGCTTCACCTTGCAAAAACAATTATGCTTGTCATTATCATTCTGCTTTAGTAATAAACCAGCTCATTACGGAAAACTCTtcaattttacatatatttttctcACTTGTTTTTGTCAAGAAGTATCAGGCAAAATCTTCAAAATAATCTATAAATTATATGCTGTAGAAAGAAGTAGAAGTTACAGATACTTCAGGGGAAAAACTCTATAAATACCAATTAAGGCACGTACAACATTGACTGACCACCAAAACCTTGACCAGAAATTTATCAAAACTTGGTCATTTGCAGAGTTCAGCAACAGTTACAGAAAGCACACTACAAATAGCATGCATCTGTGACCAAGACCAGAGCTAAGGATTACTTGCATTGGGAAACTATGTTAATATTTACAAGTACTAATACATATCCAGCTATTACCAAGACCTGTAGGATAAAGAGTCTGTTAGACAGAATTCAGCATAAAAGGATAAATATAGCCAACTGATGATAGTCAGAGGAATgcgaaattcaaaaattcaaaatagatGTATTGAGTTTCTTATCCAGATTCTGATCACTAGGCCCTTGATGGTATTGACAGGAATGCATTCTGAACATCATCAAAATTGCTCTTACAAGATACATTGGTATAAACTCAGATATTAGACTTTGTATTACATGAAGAAACTTACTTCATGTCATTTGCAGAAACCTGCACAATAATGGTAAGAAGCTACTTGTTTAAAGAAAAAAATCagcacaacagcaggaaataattGAACCCTATTACTCACACTGATAAGCATCTTGTCTGATGCAAGTCAGCATATATATAACTCTAAAAACTAATGTCAAAGAGTTCGCTGGATTTTATCATAGAGATTTAAAATACCACAAACATAAAAAACACCTAAACTTAGTTTCAAAACACCATTAGATTCACCCCTAAATGGCCATACAGTTTGTGACAGTAAAATACTCTGGTTAGTCCTGCAGCAGGTGTTAAGAACTGAATCGGTGCAACAGCAAGAAATAATTTAGCctagattttaattttaatattttttgatttatttaagtcctctaatatttttaaatttattcaaaTTTTAGAATTTTCTATTTCtactatatttatataaaaaataaaattccaaattaTATTTACTCTCAAACCATAAATTTTTCCCATATTTTATTAGATAAcgaatttattttgattttttttcttcacTAAGTTCAAACACGAGCACATCCCTTGTGATATAATTTGGAGATGATCTATTAGTAAACTAGTATAGCCATATTATGTTGATATATCAGTCTTAATCTTATTTAAGATAGAAATGTCTCGAGTCTCTTGACCTCTTgtagttattttattttacttcaGAACTAGTTAAGAAGCATTTTGTATTATTTATATTGCTTAATTTCTTTTTATCTGAAGAGCTATTTTTATTTACTCgagaattatcttatttatttaagaagcattttattttattcacttaaaagagttattttaatttactgaactatttaagaattattttatttgtatTGAGTTGTTTTCTTTAAAGTTATTTTATATGTTTATAGCCTTTTTTTATGTCACCTATGTTCTAATTTTTGCTAACATGCTCATACCATTACACTCCACCTCTTGCTACCACTATAGTTACACTGAGAGAGTGTAACTACATTAAGAGAGAAAAAAAACATTCAACTTTCTTTCTTCACACATCAATAGGAACAAGAAGTTGGCATTCGCTATGTCTTAAAATATAAGTTATATCTAACAGAAATTGAAAGGTAAAGGTAAGCTTCCCATCACATAAAAGATACTTCCAACTCTGTTATCCAAAACCTCTTCCATCTCTTTCTGCACTTGCAGTATTTTTGTACTTCATTCTATCTATGTTCTatcttcttccaattctccttcATGGAACTAACACAAATCTGCAATGTTGAAAATCCATGATAGACCAAATCTTTAGGCAACGCCACCTCATATGCGTGTTACTAGAaccaaacttcttcattttcaaTTTATTGTATGTCTCAACTAGAAATCTTTCCTTTCTAGAcgcaccatcacttcatctccttCCGCAAACTCCTTATGTCTCCTTTTTTCTTCCATCTTCTCCTTGTATCTAGCATAATCATTTCCAATCGATTCCTTACTCCCTCATGTACCATCTTTATATGATCTGCAAACTCTTTTGCTTCACACTCCTCTTTTCCTCACACTACTAATCAGCATAaccatatgaagggaccaaaaaaTCATCCAACTTTCTTTTCTTCGCGCATACAAGGAACAAGAAACTATCATTCACCATGTCTAACATAAAAGTAATATCTATTggaaattgaaaggtaagattcTCATCACATACAAGTTACTTCCAATGCTGTTATCCACAATCTCTTCAATCTCCCCCTCCTGCAATTGCTGTATCTGTTTACTACATTCTATCTCTATCTTCTTGTGATTCCCCTTCATGGTAATGATACAAATCTGCAATGTTGAACATTGGTGATATAACCAAATATTTAGGCAACTCTTATCTCACGTGTCCCAATTGGAAATCATTCCTTTCTAGGATACACCATCACTTTATGTCCCTCTGTAAACTCATTATGTCTCCTTTTTTCATCTACCTTCTCATTGTAGCTAGCATTAATCATTTCCAACCGATTCCTTACTCCCTCTTTTCCTCACcactaatatctctcaattctgaaacATTTCTTGCACCACTTCTATATGCTATTGTAATTGGGGTTTTCCCTATGCTCGCCTTGACCAAATTGCTATATGCAATCTCAATTTGTGCTAATACAAAACACTTCAAATTATATGATGCAATTACAATTAtgtttgttgtaacaattcaataTGCAACATGAAAGAAATAACATGAAGTACAATTCACATCAGACAGAGATTTATACGTGAACCCTTATGGAAGAAAACCCACTAGCGAAAGGATAGTAACAATTGTATTCAAAAGAAACAATATAGAATACAATACGTCTCTTGCAGAGTGCCTCAATCTGCAAACTATATTATACGACCTCATAATCATACCTTAGAGCATCACACCATGATCAGGCAACCTCTTTCCTCTCTTCGTTCCATCCACACCAACAGTTAGATATACATGGTGAATCATCCTTATGGTATTCGAACCAT encodes:
- the LOC131034443 gene encoding serine/threonine-protein phosphatase PP2A catalytic subunit, coding for MSVEPVSSNGGFGQLDQHIEQLMQCKPLSEQEVRGLCDKAKEILMEESNVQPVKCPVTICGDIHGQFHDLAELFRIGGKCPDTNYLFMGDYVDRGYYSVETVTLLVALKVRYPQRITILRGNHESRQITQVYGFYDECLRKYGNANVWKIFTDLFDYFPLTALVESEIFCLHGGLSPSIDTLDNIRNFDRVQEVPHEGPMCDLLWSDPDDRCGWGISPRGAGYTFGQDISEQFNHTNNLKLIARAHQLVMEGYNWGHEQKVVTIFSAPNYCYRCGNMASILEVDDFKGHTFIQFEPAPRRGEPDVTRRTPDYFL